Genomic DNA from Littorina saxatilis isolate snail1 unplaced genomic scaffold, US_GU_Lsax_2.0 scaffold_779, whole genome shotgun sequence:
TGGAAATCATGTCTAATTAAATGGCTTGAATTCAGAAATATATACCTGTCCAATACTGAATTCAAATATACCTGTCTCTGGAATAGCAAAGAGATAATGTACAGAAATAGACCTCTGTTCTTCAAGAGATGGACAAATGCATACATAAATTACGTCCAAGATATATGGACAGACGAGGGATTATTACCACTCGCACGTATTGCAGAAAAAATCGGGGACTACCCTGCTCTGCTGTTTGATTATAATGCAATGCGAACCGCGCTCATTGCGCAATCATTGCGAGCTGACAATAACCAAACTCAAGAAGCGACTGTCTCTCTAGAACCTCAATCTCTTAAAAACTGGACTCCCAAAAAATTTAGATCACTACTTACCAAACAAAAAGCAAGTACTCCTTGCTCAATACATTTTTGGATGAATAAATATAACtataaaatagaaagaaatcattgGATGATAGCAAACAACTGCACCAAGGAAGAGCGACTAAGGCTACTTCACTGGAAGATATTGCATAATATCTACCCCACTAATATCTTactacacaaaatgaaaaaacgtgaaAACAATCGCTGCAGTCTGTGTTGAGAtattgatttcattgaacattttttctttaaatgcccAAGAATATCACTTTTTTGGAAGAACGTAGAAAAGcaaatttatataaaaacaggttcacagataaaattaaaagaaactgACGTTTTATTTGGTTTCCAACCGAACAAGCAACAGGACCAAACTATAAGAAATATTAACTTTATTCTGCTTGTTGCAAAAATGtcaataattgtcagtaagtactggtgtcacatgactgatgtgaaccagttgattggctaatggcgatgcgctaaaactgttagcgcactcttggagtgcgctaacttttccacagagcgtattcttacgccctttacctaagcaagactgtgctctcatcctcagaattaattactgacatgtagcttatattctccacaataccaaatgaccataaattccctacttctcaattaaagcagaagtgtttttttttctgacagattgcatgtgcctgtgccacagtgcggctgccactgatctaaaaatagaagccgctgggtttcatctaattctcgccgacttgcatagattcttctcatcgtgttagtggcatgtagcttatcatccacattaccaaatgatgagttaatataaaattcaaacccgctagcagaaaacacaagtgttattccgataacgtaccagtttggaagactgactcgatcgactctgtcatacgtagccgcactgacaacactgaaatacgactgcatcagttcagtttccgaattattatttcaaggcaagaacaatcgtaatcgaaaacgtgtagggttcagaacgttcttaccattataagacttattaccagcgtgcctcgtgcgtgcagactcagtcagtgcagactgcatgcagtggtttgattgccctagcagacgacataaaccccgctcagcaaattaacatgttgggcaaatgtgaacgaaaaaacgatggggatataatacgtgtagggttcagagcattcttaccgttcatatttagtatcagactccccgatgaatgaagatacaacacgaaaatatgccacatttgttttgaaaatgtgcgaaccgtcgagtcccgcggcttcgagtcaattcaaggggagtcactccgcacagtcaatccgtcgaagctcgactggaggtttcgaatcgcaaataatgaagagcacagccctttctccgagttcaaatgaggtctctctgaaagatcatcactgttcagattaacgctacactggaatttaccaacagaaattaaaatgcgtgtgacgaaagcacgacacacttgagacaccccacacaaaagtagatctttactgtacacgacctgaccacacagttatgcctattcaaatgcgcgttgcaaaatgtgcgcttggaatcttcttttttctatggcggtactgacaatatcgttattgaaacaatcccagtacactaagggatttatagagcaaatctcgaaaataattattgaactcagcgctatgcgcttcgttcaataatgaattttctcgatttgctctataaatcccttagtgcactgggatgtctcaataacttaaagtATAGACAAATACGGAGAAGGCTTTGACCCAAATTGTATATTTGAAAGAGAGCTCTCCATTCGGCTTTCTGACTGAGAAACCCAATACTATCATGCTATTGTAAATGACTTGTTGCAAATGTCAATGTATTAACTAAGGTGAACCAATGATGAAAACAATTATGACGAACAGCAAaatatatcattattattaattcaTTTAAACACAACCATGgtaatagaaagagagagagagtgagggagggagagtgagggagggagagagagagagggagagagaaagggagagagagcgagagagatcgagagaggaagagagagagagagggggaaaggggagggtgcgagagagagagaggtagagaaagagtggagggaggggtgggagagagagagggagaaagagagattttcGAAGATTttccatgttaaacgaaagaatgatattattgctatttataaccctatctgtttatgtttaaactgttcagcatcgctcacagtttcagagagagagagagagagagaatggtagggtttatgtttaaactgttcagcatcgctcacagtatcagaaagagagagagagagagtggcagggagggtgagagagacagagaaggggagagggggagagagagagagaggacgattaaagatagagagagggagagaggggaggggagggagagagaggatggggagagagaggatagagaaagagagaaagtgtgcaaatgccagttgacggagagaattatagctaaattataattgattgaaaatattgtacattttcgaagattgtccatgttaaacgaaagaatgatattattattatttataacccaatctgtttacgtttaaactgttcagcttcgctcacagtatcatactcatagcgagtcatattgtaactgaggttcaaaaaaaaagagaagaaaaaagaatgaagaagagaaaaaaaaagaaaaaaaaaagaaaagagagaaaaaaaaaaaaaaaaaaaagaaagaaaaaagaaggtaATGTTTAGCAACTGAAAAGTAGTTTGTGGAGtatgattgactgattgattgttgctttttgggtccagcggaccccacaaatcaggaccccacaagtttaacattacacatttaaattaaagcaaTTTCAATAAACACAATCAGGAACTTTACCCGAAGGGTACACAAAAGCTAAATCGAAACCCTACGTGTCAAGGATTTTCAAAATTTGTGGAGTAAGTATTGTGATTGTTCTGGTGTTTTATAGTGTAGgaataccgtaaactaccttgtacaCGCCCACCCCCTCTATGCACCGTTTTTGCCCAACAGTTGGAGGTGGGCTTTTACTAGGTACTGCACCCTGTGCCTGATCAGTTTCTCGTTAGAAATCTGAATGTTTGGTTGCTTGGTATACAATTGGTATTGGGACTTGTTTCTGTAGAAAAATATCCGCGGTCTATGTCTCTTTTAGTTTGACAAACACGAGTTTGTCTGTATGCAAGTGCCTCGTCAGAACGAAACCTAAAAGCAAATCATGAAAGAAATCTAAAACAAATGCTGTGACATAACTCaagtgaaaactgaaaaaaataacTAAAGTTCTGCTTCGTAGAACCTGCGTTAGTCAACGCCAAATAAACaccacaaacaagcacacacggCAGCCAGTTCATTTGCACTGATTCAAGCCATCACACTATTTTCAACTTCAGAAGAGCTTTGAAAATCTCAGTTCTTTTTTATTACTCAGCAACACTGCAGTAAGAGTATTAATGAACAATATGCCTTTATAATAACAGCATCTTGTCATAAACTCGGGTGAATTCTCTGTACCGCATGCGGAAGTTTACAAACACTAAACACAAATTATCCAAAAATAATGTGTGTGACTTCATTAGTCCAGAAGTGGGGAGTGAGCGTTTACGAGGTAGTATGCCCTTTGCACAGCTTTcggcccaaagtagggggtgggcgtttacgaGGTAGTATGCCCTTTGCACAGCTTTcggcccaaagtagggggtgggcgtttacgaGGTAGTATGCCCTTTGCACAGCTTTcggcccaaagtagggggtgggcgtttacgaGGTAGTATGCCCTTTGCACAGCTTTcggcccaaagtagggggtgggcgtttactcgatactgggcgtatacaaggtagtctACGGTAGTGGTCATTCGGTGATTCATGCGACAACCCGTCACTTCCAAGTAACGTCATTAAACATTGGGTGGGTTACACAGAATCTTGCATTATCTTATATTTTACGGATACACATCCCAAAGTTGctgttctttgatattctgtaGAATTTTGATTGCTGTCACGCATATGGCTACATTTTCCCGAGAACgacctgtatgtgtgtgcgtgtgtgtgtgtgtgtgtgtgtgtgtgtgtgtgtgtgtgtgtgcgcgcacgtgcgtgcgtgcgtgtgtacgtgcgtgcgtgcgagcgtgcgtgtgtgtgtgtgcgtgtgtgtgtgtgtgtgtgtgtgtgtgtgtgtgtgtgtgtgtgtgtgtgtgtttgtgaaatgCATACTTACGTCGTCCATGCTTTGCAGCGCCTCCTGCAGACAGCGTCTGGTCGTGTTTGGCAGGAGAATGGCCTGGTGAACGGCAGGCTGGGGTAGGTCCAAGTCACCCAGAACACAACGCCTCACAACGTCTCCAGCTTGCTGCAGGTAACCAGCTGCCTTCCGCAATTTTTCTTGAACTGCATGAGGGTCCTCTTCTGTCTGAGGTATGATTGCCCCCATCAGTACTCCCCGGTTACGATCAATGACAAGCAGATCAACAAAGTCTTCCTCCAGAACTAAGTCCTCTAAAGGTTCTGTCTCGTCGCTGTCCATGCTCCTGGCGGCTGCCCCAGTGTAGAGGCTTCGGTATAGGCCACATTTGGCTTGAGTCATTATTATCAAAACGTCTTTCTGCCTGGCCGCTTTGTCCTTGATCTTATCCATGCAGCAGTGGACTTTCTTCAGCGCTCTGTCTATGTGTACGACGTCACTGACCTCTGTAAGCTTGGTGCTATCACTGTCGATTTGTTGTTGAGTTTTCAGCACGTCGATCATGTCACCTCCTTGCGTGTATCTTTTTGTGACGTGCACCGTGTCAACATGGTGCGGGGGGATCATATAGACGTCACTGTGCAGGTTGGGGAACCAGGCGTTAAGAAACTCCCTCTGGAAACACAAAACAGGACTGTAGTGCACGAAGCCACACTGGGTGCCACCCACATGGGCGGTACAAAACCGCGTGGTTGGATTGGGGAAATAACCGACTTGCACAATAGGCCACTCAGAGACCTTTTCAGGGGCAGGAATTTTGCTTACTGATGACATACATCGTACTCAGAGCCTCTACTTTTCACACCATATTTAACCTGTGGGCACACATCAGCCATGATGACATACAGTGTACTCAGAGCCTCTACATTTCACACCCCATATAACCTGTAAGTACACATCAGCCATGATGACATACAGTGTACTCAGAGCCTCTACCTTTCACACCCTATATAACCTGTAGGTACACATCAGCCCTGATGACATACAGTGTACTCAGAGCCTCTACCTTTCACACCCTATATAACCTGTAGGTACACATCAGCCCTGATGACATACAGTGTACTCAGAGCCTCTACCTTTCACACCATATATAACCTGTAGGTACACATCAGCCCTGATGACATACAGTGTACTCAGAGCCTCTACCTTTCACACCATATATAACCTGTAGGTACACATCAGCCCTGATGACATACAGTGTACTCAGAGCCTCTACCTTTCACACCCTATATACACTGAACAATTGGCGTCACACAAGTGTAAAGGGATTGGCCTGACATCAGTGTCTAGATATTGGTGAGACATCAGTGTCTAgagaatttatttattttatttttatttatttggtgaGACATCAGTGTCTACAGATTGGTATGACATCAGTGTcaagagattggtgtgacatcagtgtcaggagattggtgtgacatcaaTGTCTAGAGATTGGTATGGCATCAGTGTcaagagattggtgtgacatcagtgtcaggAGATAGGTGTGCCATCATTGTcaagagattggtgtgacatcagtgtcaagagattggtgtgacatcagtgtcatgagattggtgtgacatcagtgtcatgagattggtgtgacatcagtgtcatgagattggtgtgacatcagtgtcatgcgattggtgtgacatcagtgtcatacgattggtgtgacatcagtgtcatgAGATCGTTGTGACATCAGTGTCGtgagattggtgtgacatcagtgtcatgagattggtgtgacatcagtgtcatgatattggtgtgacatcagtgtcataAGATtagtgtgacatcagtgtcatgAGATTGGTGTGAAATCAGTGTCtagagattggtgtgacatcagtgtctaGAGATTGTTGTGACACCAGTGTCAggagattggtgtgacatcagtgtcaagagattggtgtgacatcagtgtcatgAGATTGGTTTGACATCAGTGTCATAAGATTgatgtgacatcagtgtcaggagattggtgtgacatcagtgtcatgAGATTGGTGTGAAATCAGTGTCtagagattggtgtgacatcagtgtcaagagattggtgtgacatcagtgtcatgcaattggtgtgacatcagtttcatgagattggtgtgacatcagtgtcaaggGATTGGTGTGACATCTGTGTCAAGAGATTAGTGTGACATCATTGATATTACTGTCAGGAGCTTgttgtgacatcagtgtcaagaaattggtgtgacatcagtgtcaagaGATTAGTGTGACAGCAGTGTCAGGAGATTGGTGAGACATCAGTGGcaagagattggtgtgacatcagtgtcaagaGGTAAGTGTGGCATCAGTGTcaagagattggtgtgacatcagtgtcaagaaattggtgtgacatcagtgtcaagaagttggtgtgacatcagtgttaatatattggtgtgacatcagtgtcaagaAATTGGTGTGACATATCAGTGTCAAGAaattggtgtgacatcagtgtcaagagattggtgtgacatcagtgtcaagagattggtgtgacatcagtgtcaagagattggtgtgacatcagtgcCAAGAAATTGGTGTTGCATCAGCGAcaagagattggtgtgacatcagtgtcagagATTGGTGTGACGGAAAGTTTCAGTCAGCGTGTAAAGCAACGAGGCTGTTGATGGTTCGGGTCGTGTACAATGTGACAATGTCAGAGATTGGTGTGACGGAAAGTTTCAGTCAGCGTGTAAAGCAACGAGGCTGTTGATGGTTCGGGTCGTGTACAATGTGACAATGATCAAACCCTCACAAAACCTGATACGGAGTCTGAACGTGCCTACATAATGATTTACCCTGAAAATTAACAATTTAAAGCTTGTAATGTCGGTGTACTTAGTGGCCTAGTGTTTTTCACTTACCTCACTGTTTGACAACCCTGACCCTTGGTCCTCTGGTTCCTGAGAGCTTGCCATCGTGCTGCTTGGCTCTGACCTGAAACATCATGTACATCTAGACTGTGACATGGCTTGGTAACATTGTGTGTTGCCTGAAACATCACGTACATCTAGACTGAGACATGGCTTGGTAACATTatgtgtgacctgaaacatcaTGTACATCTAGACTGAGACATGGCTTGGTAACATTatgtgtgacctgaaacatcaTGTACTTCTAGACTGAGACATGGCTTGGTAACATTatgtgtgacctgaaacatcaTGTACATCTAGACTGTGACATGGCTTGGTAACATTGTGTGTTGCCTGAAGCACCACGTACATCTAGACTGAGACATTGCTTGGTAACATTGCGTGTGACATGAAACATCACGTAATCTGATACTGTTCAACGGCTTGGTAACATTGAGTGTGACATGAAACATCACGTAATCTGATACTGTTACACGGCTTGGTAACATTGTATGTAACATGAAGAATCACGTAATCTTGTATTGTTACACGGCTTGGTAACATTGTGTGTAATACTGTTACACGGCTTGGTAACATTGTTTGTGACATGAAACATCACGTAATCTGATACTGTTACACGGCTTGGTAACATTGTGTGTGATACTGTTACACGGCTTGGTAACATTGTGTGTGATACTGTTACACGGCTTGGTAACATTGTTTGTGACATGAAACATCACGTAATCTGATACTGTTACACGGCTTGGTAACATTGTGTGTGATACTGTTACACGGCTTGGTAACATTGTGTGTGATACTGTTACACGGCTTGGTAACATTGTGTGTGATACTGTTACACGGCTTGGTAACATTGTGTGTGATACTGTTACACGGCTTGGTAACATTGTGTGTGATACTGTTACACGGCTTGGTAACATTGTGTGTGATACTGTTACACGGCTTGGTAACATTGTATGTGATACTGTTACACGGCTTGGTAACATTGTGTGTGATACTGTTACTCGGCTTGGTAACATTGTGTGTGACACTGTTACTCGGCTTGATAACATTGTGTGTGATAATGTTACACGGCTTGGTAACATTGTGTGTGATACTGTTACACGGCTTGGTAACATTGTGTGTGATACTGTTACACGGCTTGGTAACATTGTGTGTGATACTGTTACACGGCTTGGTAACATTGTGTGTGACATTGTACGGCACTACCcagtgttgttttatttttgtctgCATGTGTATGTCAATGTTTCCAAGCTCTAAGTCGTCGTTGTGAATTGGGGATCGTTGTCGTGCGCATGCATCATGCACACGGGGGTTTTTAGACACAGAGAAAAGTctgagttgagagagagagagagagagagagacactgacactgactgacactgacactgacacagtttaattgaatatgggcctacagcccctttcaatggggggggggggggtacacatgaatcacaggaaaaaatagaaaacatgatattgaaacgtatgcaaaatacacagtggtttgttccaagctttcctctatctataatcttgcacatcaatgctgcctaatatatacatacaaccgaacaataaatacagcaacaacaaaaccttcagcgacaattaatcctcattactatttaacattgacagtcttaactgaaatgcaaaaaacaaaaactttgctaaatctacaattgtttctgtgtcttgttttttaaacattgcagtcatactgcccaactgatcaccaacacttaaaaactgtgctaaatactttattcttagctcacaatatgtttggcattcaaacaaaaaatggatttcggtctctaatttatcttcacaaaagggacaacacttgttttctgttgaattttggaagcgatatctgtggatatttatctgtgaaacgcccattctaaattgagcgatgacatttctgtacacatctttccataaaatgcccacataacgttctttttcaaaacaggctttataatttccatacagtgataggcgctcactcgagtccaaatgattacgccaatcatggcagaaggaactgcagagcctctccttcagttctgcaaaaaacaccctctcgtttccacatccaaacatccaaacttggtaaaatccattttcacacagaactgcctttacatgcgttacccgagagagaaagggggagagagagagagagagagagagagagagagagagagagagagagagagagagagagagagagagagagagagagagagagagagagagagagagagagagagagagagagagagagagagagagagagagagagagagagagagagagagagagagagagagagagagagagagagagagagagagagagagagagagagagagagagagagagagagagagagagagagagagagagagagagagagagagagagagagagagagagagagagagagagagagagagagagagagagagagagagagagagagagagagagagagagagagagagagagagagagagagagagagagagagagagagagagagagagagagagagagagagagagagagagagagagagagagagagagagagagagagagaggggaaaagagagggagcgagagagagagagagagagagagagagagagagagagagagagagagagagagagagagagagagagagagagagagagagagagagagagagagagagagagagagagagagagagagagagagagagagagagagagagagagagagagagagagagagagagagagcgagagagagagacagtcagtgagagagagagagagagagagagagagagagagagataccaATGTGAGTCGAAGTTGACTAGGGGAAATACATCCCTTGCTGAACTTGGGGTTGGTACCAATGCCGATAGTGACAAACTGGTGTCAAGCCAGCTTTGCTAGGGACTGATCTATCTCCCCGCCTTGAGTGTGTAGGTATTTCAAGTTCCttttggaagcaaatcatttatctgtttcataaacatgcacacatgtaccgtaaactaccttgtatacgctcagtatcgagtaaacccccaccccctactttgggccaTTGGGCATACTACCTAGtaaacccccaccccctactttgggccaTAGGGCATACTACCTAGtaaacccccaccccctactttgggccaTTGGCATACTACCTAGTaaaccccctccccctacttTGGCCATAGGGCATACtgcctagtaaacgcccaccccctactttgggtcatAGGGCATACTACCTAGtaaacccccaccccctactttgggccaTAGGGCATACTACCTAGTAAACCCCAATCACCTACTTTGGGCCATAGGGCATACTGCCTAGTAAACCCCAACCACCTACTTTGGGTTATAGGGCATACTACCTAGTAAACCCCCACCCTCTACTTTGGGTCAAAGGTCATACTACCTAGtaaacccccaccccctactttgggccaTAGGGCATACTACCTAGtaaacccccaccccctactttgggccaTAGGGCATACTACCTAGtaaacccccaccccctactttgggcctCAGGGCATACTACCTAGtaaacccccaccccctaaTTTGGGCCTTAGGGCATACTACCTAGTaaaccccctccccctacttTGGGCCATTGGCATACTACCTAGTAAACCCCCACCCCTACTGTGGGTCATAGGGCATACTACCTAGTAAACCCCCACCTCCTACTTTGGGCCATTGGGCATACTACCTAGTACACCCCCAGTCACACCACCAACTCCCAGTGATGTTGTGCAGGCAGTGTCTGGGCCCGCTGTCAGGTTCAGCtccaggtatgtcttgaagtgGCTGTCATCTGCTAATGGCGTTGGAGCCAGATTTCTTTGTGCAG
This window encodes:
- the LOC138955831 gene encoding LOW QUALITY PROTEIN: uncharacterized protein (The sequence of the model RefSeq protein was modified relative to this genomic sequence to represent the inferred CDS: substituted 10 bases at 10 genomic stop codons), whose amino-acid sequence is MTYSCQEIGVTSVSGDWCDINVXRLVWHQCQEIGVTSVSGDRCAIIVKRLVXHQCQEIGVTSVSXDWCDISVMRLVXHQCHEIGVTSVSCDWCDISVIRLVVIRLVXHQCHEIGVKSVSRDWCDISVXRLLXHQCQEIGVTSVSRDWCDISVMRLVXHQCHKIDVTSVSGDWCDISVMRLVXNQCLEIGVTSVSRDWCDISVMQLVXHQFHEIGVTSVSRDWCDICVKRLV